The following coding sequences are from one Rutidosis leptorrhynchoides isolate AG116_Rl617_1_P2 chromosome 11, CSIRO_AGI_Rlap_v1, whole genome shotgun sequence window:
- the LOC139877541 gene encoding uncharacterized protein: MFFMSFFLEDKLINKMYSVLNRMEQMVMTSGLNPKPRNTTLRFGKARNFETIDPARFSAHYVEFNSHDNIKERTPKEQFATDHMGCVQIIGSIRIVKPGVAAHSTIRVIDIVNIR; encoded by the exons ATGTTTTTCATGAGctttttccttgaag ACAAACTGATCAATAAAATGTACTCCGTACTAAACAGAATGGAGCAAATGGTAATGACTTCTGGCTTGAACCCGAAGCCCAGGAATACGACCTTACGTTTTGGAAAAGCTAGAAACTTCGAAACTATTGATCCAGCAAGATTCTCTGCACACTACGTTGAATTCAACTCTCACGATAATATAAAGGAAAGAACACCAAAAGAGCAATTTGCGACTG ATCACATGGGCTGCGTTCAGATTATTGGATCAATAAGAATTGTTAAGCCGGGTGTAGCAGCCCATTCAACTATAAGAGTAATCGACATCGTCAATATAAG ATAA
- the LOC139876547 gene encoding kinesin-like protein KIN-5B yields the protein MEYKRGMTSMTPDHNAKVGVGMTANPLPFFTPRPERRRPDSRSIDWGSTRNDKDRGEVNIQVLLRCRPLSEDEQKCNVPKVITCNEHKREVSILQNVANKQVDKIFTFDKVFGPKAQQRSIYDQAIFPIVNEVLDGFNCTVFAYGQTGTGKTYTMEGGMRNKGGELPAEAGVIPRAVRQIFDTLEAQKADYSMKVTFLELYNEEIVDLLTTEENSKLFDERPKKPVSLMEDGKGCVFVRGLEEEAVYSANDIYTLLERGAAKRRTADTLLNKHSSRSHSVFTITVHVKQATVGSEELIKYGKLNLVDLAGSENISRSGARDGRAREAGEINKSLLTLGRVINALVEHSGHVPYRDSKLTRLLRDSLGGKTKTCIIATVSPSAHCLEETLSTLDYAHRAKNIKNKPEANQKMSKAILLKDMYLEIEKMKQDLRAAREKNGVYIPHERFAQDEAEKKMKNEKIEQLEIDLNISETEVNKYRALYESEQEKRLSLESDLKDCKENLDNTNKALLDIQEKYIGSMLVLKKKEIFISKLLDSENCLVDKAKGLRNKLQDASENVTELSSRIDHKSKLEAENNDLLLSFGTQLDHNLKDLQQVVIGSVSQQQQQMKRMEEHVSLFLDSKLDKSQIMELKIKNITDTYMSGMTSLKHLVDTLKSKGSSDLAHIKSRISDQIMAVENVFKEALMEAKNVTCDIQNSIAEQKYMLALSAQQYEEGLHRNLVFAHEISRATIDSFDNVRTQATKTMAAIEEHHKTRSLHLKAFKNNFKEYTARQEQLAIKNISQILRNLTARQTSMVSEASQLIDNMSSKDNRTLNQDMSNLLKVSDNGKLEVNEYMEKTKTHFTEDTFISNESRVIMENCLEECTNKVEKSLKHWDTTNFAICGVNESNMVETESFISEMVHVNNVKSEEIDAVHMSMDAKFKSDANELKSSVNDSLMLDQEMKKEFDSMSKVCVHYLTCLEDTHGDKTKNALNQVECLKNDYQVDCDSRPVKHEIDLPSLTSIEAMRTPSFADVIAATNIGCENRQKCVENGSEIKNRQQRLSLGSPNRSPFADVN from the exons ATGGAGTATAAAAGGGGTATGACTTCAATGACTCCAGATCATAATGCAAAAGTGGGAGTTGGTATGACAGCTAATCCGTTGCCGTTTTTTACTCCGAGACCCGAACGTAGGCGTCCTGATTCTAGAAGTATCGATTGGGGATCAACTAGAAACGATAAAGATCGTGGTGAAGTTAATATTCAAGTTTTACTTAGATGCAG GCCCTTGAGTGAAGACGAACAAAAGTGTAATGTACCGAAAGTGATAACATGCAACGAACACAAAAGAGAAGTATCAATTTTACAGAATGTTGCTAACAAGCAAGTGGACAAGATCTTCACTTTTGACAAG gtTTTTGGACCGAAAGCACAACAGAGATCAATATACGACCAAGCAATTTTTCCTATTGTAAATGAAGTTCTTGATGGCTTCAATTGCACCGTGTTTGCATATGGTCAAACTGGTACCGGTAAAACATACACTATGGAGGGAGGCATGAGAAATAAG GGCGGAGAATTACCGGCCGAGGCTGGCGTAATTCCGAGAGCAGTACGACAAATTTTCGATACATTAGAGGCTCAAAAAGCTGATTATAGCATGAAAGTTACGTTTTTGGAACTTTACAATGAAGAAATAGTCGACCTTCTTACAACCGAAGAGAACTCGAAATTATTCGATGAGAGGCCAAAGAAGCCCGTTTCGTTAATGGAAGACGGAAAAGGTTGTGTTTTTGTTAGAGGTTTGGAAGAAGAAGCTGTATACAGTGCAAATGACATTTATACCCTTTTAGAACGAGGTGCAGCTAAAAGACGTACAGCCGATACCTTATTAAACAAACACAGCAG TCGTTCTCATTCAGTCTTTACAATAACTGTACATGTCAAACAAGCAACTGTTGGTAGTGAAGAGCTTATTAAATATGGAAAGCTTAATCTTGTTGATTTGGCCGGGTCGGAAAACATTTCTCGCTCAGGTGCCCGAGAT ggTCGAGCACGAGAAGCGGGGGAAATAAACAAGAGTTTGCTTACATTGGGCCGTGTCATTAATGCACTCGTTGAACATTCCGGTCACGTGCCTTACAG AGACAGTAAGCTAACGAGACTATTACGGGACTCACTTGGCGGGAAGACAAAAACGTGCATCATTGCAACGGTTTCTCCATCTGCACATTGTCTTGAAGAAACATTGAGCACTTTAGATTATGCACACCGTGCTAAAAACATTAAAAACAAGCCTGAG gCAAATCAGAAAATGTCGAAAGCAATACTGCTCAAAGATATGTATTTGGAAATTGAGAAAATGAAACAAG ATCTTCGAGCAGCTAGGGAAAAGAATGGTGTTTATATTCCCCATGAAAGATTTGCACAAGATGAAGCTGAAAAGAAG ATGAAGAATGAAAAGATAGAGCAACTGGAGATCGATCTAAACATTAGTGAAACG gaaGTAAATAAATATCGCGCGCTCTATGAAAGTGAACAAGAAAAAAGGTTGAGTTTAGAGAGTGATCTTAAAGATTGCAAG GAAAATTTGGACAATACTAACAAGGCATTGTTAGATATTCAAGAAAAATATATAGGATCCATGTTAGTGTTGAAGAAAAAAGAAATTTTCATCTCGAAACTTCTTGATTCAG AAAACTGTTTAGTTGATAAAGCGAAAGGTCTGCGAAACAAACTACAAGATGCATCGGAAAACGTGACAGAATTGTCTTCCCGAATTG ATCATAAGAGCAAATTGGAAGCTGAAAACAACGATCTTCTTCTATCATTCGGTACTcagctcgatcacaacttaaaagaCCTGCAACAAGTTGTTATCGGTTCAgtttcacaacaacaacaacaaatgaaaCGCATGGAAGAACACGTCTCTTTGTTTCTCGATAGTAAACTCGAT AAATCCCAAATCATGGAATTAAAGATCAAGAACATAACGGATACGTACATGTCAGGCATGACATCATTAAAGCATCTAGTTGATACGTTGAAATCGAAAGGTTCTTCTGACTTGGCTCATATAAAGTCCCGAATATCAGATCAAATAATGGCCGTCGAGAAT GTTTTTAAAGAAGCGTTAATGGAGGCTAAAAATGTCACGTGTGATATTCAGAACTCTATAGCTGAACAGAAGTATATGCTGGCTTTATCTGCTCAGCAATATGAAGAG GGACTACATCGAAATTTGGTGTTTGCACATGAAATCTCAAGGGCAACTATAGATTCATTCGACAACGTCAGAACACAAGCTACTAAAACCATGGCCGCTATTGAAGAGCATCACAAAACTAGATCTCTTCATCTAAAAGCATTCAAGAATAATTTCAAG GAATATACAGCTAGACAAGAACAGCTGGCGATCAAGAACATTTCACAAATCTTAAGAAACTTGACAGCAAGACAAACCTCAATG GTTTCGGAGGCATCACAATTAATCGATAACATGAGTTCAAAAGATAACAGAACGCTCAATCAAGACATGTCTAACTTGCTGAAAGTCTCGGATAATGGAAAACTTGAAGTAAACGAATATATGGAAAAGACAAAAACCCATTTTACAGAAGACACGTTTATTTCGAACGAGAGTCGAGTAATTATGGAGAATTGCCTCGAGGAATG TACGAACAAAGTCGAGAAATCGTTAAAACACTGGGATACTACAAATTTTGCTATTTGTGGCGTTAACGAGAGCAACATGGTTGAGACGGAATCGTTTATAAG TGAAATGGTTCACGTAAACAATGTCAAAAGTGAAGAGATTGATGCAGTACACATGTCGATGGATGCCAAATTTAAATCGGACGCTAATGAACTGAAATCATCTGTGAATG ATTCGTTGATGTTGGACCAAGAAATGAAAAAAGAATTCGACTCCATGTCAAAAGTATGTGTACATTACCTAACCTGCTTAGAAGACACGCACGGCGACAAAACGAAAAACGCGTTGAACCAAGTCGAGTGCCTCAAGAATGATTATCAG GTTGATTGTGATTCTAGACCAGTAAAACACGAAATAGACTTGCCTAGCTTGACATCGATAGAGGCGATGCGAACACCATCATTTGCTGATGTCATAGCTGCAACAAACATTGGTTGTGAAAACAGACAAAAATGTGTCGAGAATGGAAGCGAAATTAAGAATCGTCAGCAACGACTAAGTTTGGGTTCTCCAAACAGAAGTCCTTTTGCAGATGTTAACTGA